The following are encoded in a window of Lactobacillus intestinalis genomic DNA:
- a CDS encoding exodeoxyribonuclease III: protein MLLISWNIDSLNAALTSDSNRAQETRKVLNTIVEQNPDVIALQETKLRASGPTKKHQEILAQMFPEYEYVWRSSEEPARKSYAGVMYLYKKDYHPRAAFPKIGAPEPMDEEGRIITLEFPNYYITQVYTPNSGNGLKRLSERQVWDEKYVEYLKGLDSKKPVIASGDYNCAHTEIDLKHPENNHHSAGFTDEERAGFTKLLNAGFTDSFRKVNGNVTGVYSWWAQRVRTAKSNNSGWRIDYWLTSNRIADKIKRSEMIDTGERADHCPILLEIDL, encoded by the coding sequence ATGCTTTTAATATCATGGAACATTGATTCTTTAAATGCAGCTTTAACGAGTGATTCTAATCGAGCTCAAGAAACACGAAAAGTTTTAAATACGATTGTAGAACAAAATCCAGATGTAATTGCTCTTCAAGAAACTAAATTACGAGCAAGTGGTCCTACTAAAAAACATCAAGAAATTTTAGCGCAAATGTTTCCTGAATATGAATATGTTTGGCGTTCTTCAGAAGAACCAGCTCGGAAAAGTTATGCGGGTGTGATGTATCTTTATAAAAAAGATTATCATCCAAGGGCTGCTTTTCCTAAAATTGGTGCGCCAGAACCTATGGATGAAGAAGGCAGAATCATTACTTTAGAATTTCCAAATTATTATATTACGCAGGTTTATACACCAAATTCTGGCAATGGCTTAAAGCGTCTAAGTGAGCGACAAGTTTGGGATGAAAAGTACGTTGAATACTTGAAAGGATTAGATAGTAAGAAACCTGTGATTGCTAGTGGAGATTACAATTGTGCTCATACTGAAATTGACTTGAAGCATCCCGAAAATAATCATCATTCTGCAGGTTTTACTGATGAAGAACGAGCAGGCTTTACTAAATTATTAAATGCAGGTTTCACTGATTCCTTTAGAAAAGTGAATGGTAATGTCACTGGCGTTTATTCTTGGTGGGCCCAACGTGTGAGAACCGCAAAATCTAATAATTCTGGTTGGAGAATTGATTATTGGTTAACGAGCAATCGAATTGCCGATAAAATAAAGCGGTCTGAAATGATTGACACTGGAGAACGCGCTGATCATTGCCCGATCTTATTAGAGATTGACTTATAA
- a CDS encoding amino acid permease: protein MLLEEVAEEQDWALEQDLKYNRLTAFKLFAMTSSMVISVNELAPFGKTGPTALFYLLIAGIAWFIPITQMAGEMASVDGWEKGGIFTWVKGSLGEKTGWTAMCYQWIHITVGMDTMMYVIIGALSITLNTPEFNTNPMLRFTLMMVILWGTTAIQVIGIRKIGRIAEWLFILGIALPVISLIISFFIYVFQGNPLHMTINWNTVIPHYLNENTLVAFVPFMLAFCGGEASAPHVKNLENVKSYSRVMLGLAATAICFDLLGSMAIGMTVPKNEIQNSTGFVYTYGKLLNSIGLPGGALQKVVGVLLACGIIGELGNWLAGPNQGMYEAAKQGYMPKYFAKATDRGVPLRLMVAQSLIVTVSAVLITFTSGANADFAFNVSLAATTAQYLMVYMIMLTAYIVLKAKHENLHRTYYMTKSKVLSIIIALVAMVITVVAFFVTFIPAVETPGNLKHAYVFLLIGMCAIVSIIPLILYRYKGKWRW, encoded by the coding sequence ATGCTCTTGGAAGAAGTAGCAGAGGAACAGGATTGGGCGCTTGAGCAAGACTTGAAATATAATCGTTTGACAGCTTTTAAGTTGTTTGCGATGACCAGTTCAATGGTTATTTCCGTCAATGAACTTGCGCCCTTTGGAAAAACTGGCCCAACAGCCTTATTTTATTTGTTAATTGCAGGAATTGCCTGGTTTATTCCCATTACACAGATGGCTGGGGAAATGGCCTCAGTTGATGGTTGGGAAAAAGGTGGTATTTTTACTTGGGTTAAAGGATCTTTAGGTGAAAAAACTGGCTGGACGGCGATGTGCTATCAATGGATTCACATTACTGTTGGTATGGATACGATGATGTATGTAATCATTGGGGCTTTATCGATCACTTTAAATACCCCCGAGTTTAATACTAATCCAATGTTGAGATTTACTTTAATGATGGTAATTCTATGGGGAACTACGGCAATTCAAGTAATTGGGATTAGAAAAATTGGTCGAATTGCGGAATGGCTATTTATTTTAGGAATTGCTCTTCCAGTAATTTCTTTGATTATTTCATTCTTTATTTACGTGTTTCAAGGTAATCCACTTCATATGACCATTAATTGGAACACTGTTATTCCACATTATTTAAATGAAAATACTTTGGTAGCTTTTGTTCCATTTATGTTAGCATTTTGCGGGGGCGAAGCTTCAGCGCCACATGTTAAGAATTTAGAAAATGTGAAATCCTACTCACGTGTAATGTTGGGCTTGGCTGCGACAGCTATTTGCTTTGATTTATTAGGTAGTATGGCAATCGGAATGACTGTCCCAAAGAATGAAATCCAAAATAGTACCGGCTTTGTTTATACTTACGGTAAACTCTTGAATTCAATTGGTCTTCCTGGTGGTGCATTGCAAAAAGTAGTAGGAGTACTGCTTGCCTGCGGAATCATCGGAGAACTTGGCAATTGGCTTGCGGGACCTAACCAAGGAATGTATGAAGCTGCTAAACAAGGCTATATGCCAAAGTATTTTGCTAAGGCAACAGATCGCGGTGTTCCACTGCGATTAATGGTAGCACAATCATTAATTGTGACTGTTTCTGCAGTCTTGATTACTTTTACGAGTGGCGCAAATGCTGATTTCGCCTTTAATGTGTCACTGGCGGCCACTACAGCTCAATATTTGATGGTTTACATGATTATGTTGACAGCTTATATTGTATTAAAAGCTAAGCATGAAAATCTTCATCGTACGTACTACATGACTAAGAGCAAGGTTTTAAGTATTATTATTGCTCTAGTGGCAATGGTAATTACAGTAGTGGCATTCTTTGTGACATTTATTCCGGCTGTGGAAACACCAGGGAATCTAAAGCATGCTTATGTCTTTTTACTGATTGGAATGTGTGCAATTGTTTCAATTATTCCATTAATTTTATACCGCTACAAAGGAAAATGGCGTTGGTAA